A segment of the Desulfuromonadaceae bacterium genome:
GAAACACTTTGTCATCTTTTGCAGCAACGCCGACCGCGCTCATTAAAAGTCTGCACCCTGCTCGACAAACATGCGCGTCGCGAGGTTCCGATAGCCGCCGACTATGTCGGTTTTTCAATCGACAACGGCTTTGTGGTCGGCTACGGTCTTGACATGGACGAACGTTATCGCAATCTGGGCACTATCTGTTTATTGCCGCAGAGTTGAAATCAGCAAATCCTCAGATCGAATCAGGGAGAGCCTTCCATGATCATTGAATGCCCGGAATGTCAGGCACGTTTTAAACTCGCCGACGAAAAGATCAAGCCGGAAGGGACAAAAGTCCGCTGCTCCAAATGCAAACACGTTTTCACCGTCAATGCATCAGCGCCCGCACCAACGCCCGCTCCCGCCCCCCCCGAACCTGCTCCGGTTCAGGAACCGGTCCCTGTCCAAAGGAGTGACGATGGACATGATGATTCTTCCCTGGCGTTCGACATTGACGTAGATGATCATGCGCCGTCCGATGATTTTGCTGACGACACAGGCACATCGGCAGACGCAATGACCGAGTCAAGCGGTGATTTTGATTTTGATTTTGATGACAGCAGCGCCGCCAAAGATCCTTTTGCAGAGGGCGATTCCGCAGAGGATTTTACCTTCGGCGCCCCTGGGGAGTCTGCCGACGACTTTGCTTTTACCGAGGAAGAACCGGCAGGCAATGAAGACGCGGGACTCACCACGAGTGGCGCGAGCGATGATGCCTTCGGCTTCAAATTGGACAGCGACGATACACCAACCCTCCCGGCGGACAGTGCGGATGAAGCGGAGGGTGATAATTTTTCTTTTGAAGAAGAGAAAGGTGGCTTTGACTTCGGTTTTGACGATGAAGAACCCCCTGCCCCGCCTCAAAAAGACGCCGCTGGCGGCGAAGAATTTTCGTTCGGCGACGATGACTCGTTCGCCGGTATCGAAATAAGTGGTTCCGCTTCGCTTGAGACGGCCCCCGACGAAGCGGAGGATGAGAGTCGCGTCAGCTCCGGGCTTTCCGAAGACACCCACTTTGCAGACAACTTCAGCGAACCGCGCAGAGAGCGCGAAGCAGCTCCGGAGCGCCCCCCGCAACGCCAGAGTGCCATCGGCACCTTCTTCAAACTTCTGCTCTTGCTGTTCGTACTCGGTATTGCCGGTGCAGGGGGCTACTTCTACTGGCTGGACGGCACGCTTGATATCGCCAGGATTCAGCAGCGCATCGAGGTTCTGCTCGGCAACGCCACGGCGGAAGAGGATAAAATCAAAATTCGCCTGAGCGAATTAAACGGTTACTTTGTTGACAATGCCGGTGAAGGGCAGCTGTTTGTCGTCGAGGGCAAAGCAACCAACGCATATCCCGACACGCGCTCGGCGCTCGCTGTCAAAGGGGTCATTTATGGCGCCAACGGAGAAATTTTACGTTACACCAAGGTTTATTGCGGCAATCCGCTTGCCCCGAAAGATCTGCAGACGCTCTCCTGGGATAAAATTAAATCAAAAATGGAGAACCCGTTCGGTGACACGATGACTAATTCAGAGGTCACCTCCGGGAAAACCCTCGCGTTTACGATTGTTTTCAAAAATCTTCCCGAAAACTTGACTGAATTTTCAGTCGAACCGCTCAAAGCCGAGAAATAGCTCGAAAGGGTTCAAACAAAAAAAGCCGCGCTGTTGCGCGGCTTTTTTTGTTTGACATTTTTGGAATTCACAGAGACAACTTACGTCGACCTGCTCAGAATATCAACCCTCGATGGCGCCAACCGGGCAGGTATCTTTGCAAGCACCACAATCAGTGCAAGTGTCAGCATCAATCACGTGTTTGTCGGTACCTTCGCTGATCGCGTCGACCGGACAGGCATCGGCACAAGCGGCGCAATTGATACATTCATCAGTAATTACGTGAGCCAATGGAATCACCTCCTTATCAAAGAATGTTCGGGGACACCCCGTTTCGCAATTATATACACCAGTTACGTTGTGGTGTCCAGCAGGATTCTTGCCAGGCCACAATAAAACGAAAGTTCTTGCAATCCGCAGCCACTTTCGTTAGTCTCTAGAACTTATCAACGCGCGATTCTGGCGACAGAATGTCTCCATTTTCACCTTTGCCGAAAGCGCCGGTGTAAACAACTATCAAACACCATTATACTTACCATTGCACTTAAAATACCCGACATCAACGCTTACGAAGGAGGTTTTTATTCCATGGATATTCTGGCACTGAACTGCGGAAGTTCTTCCGTCAAATACCAATTATTTGACTGGGAAAAAAAAGAAATTATCGCCAAGGGGATGGTTGAGCGCGTAACGATTGGTGATTCGTTTATCATTCACGAAGTTCCCGGTCGCGAAACCTACCGTGAAGAGTATGAATGCCCGGATCACAAGGTCGCAATTCATTTGATTATCAAAACTCTCAGTGACCGGGAATACGGCGTTGTCACTGATATGAGCAAGATTTCCGCCGTTGGACACCGGGTTGTTCACGGTGGCGAAAAATTCACCTGTTCAGTACGCATCTCGGAAGAAGTTCTTGATGCGATCAAAGATGTCCAGCACCTGGCCCCGTTGCACAATCCGCCGAACATCTCCGGGATTGAGGCGGCCCAGGCGGTCCTGCCCGATGTCCCGCATATTGCGATTTTCGACACCGCGTTCCATCAAACCATGCCGGAATATGCCTACACCTACCCGCTGCCGCACGAATGGTATGAAAAGTACGGTGTACGCCGTTACGGGTTTCACGGCACCAGCCATCTCTATGTCTCCAAACGTGCGGCAGTGATGCTCGGCAAGGCGGCGCAAGACTGCAACCTCATCACCATGCACATCGGCAACGGTGTTTCCCACACCGCCATCAAAGGCGGTATATCGATCGACACCTCGATGGGGCTTACGCCTCTGGAAGGGGCGGTCATGGGCACGCGCTGCGGCGACATTGACCCGGCAATTCCGATGTTCATCCAGCAGCAGGAAAATCTTTCCGCCAAAGAAATCGATTCGATCCTCAACAAGAAATCGGGCATCCTCGGTATCACCGGCCAGTATACTGACCGCCGTGATGTGATTGAAGGGGCCGAAAAGGGCGGCTGCCCGCGTTGCCAGCTGGCCCTTGACATTGAGGGCTACCGCCTCAAAAAATATATTGGCTCGTACCTGGCCGCGACCGGAAAACTCGATGCTGTCGTTTTTACCGCCGGTGTCGGCGAAATGGGATGGAAAATTCGCGAGATTGCCCTCGAGGGACTTGAGCACCTGGGTATTATTGTCGACAAGGAAGTCAATCGTAACACCATGACCCGCAAGCGCGAGAGTGTCATCACCACACCAGATTCCCCAATCAAGGTCTTCGTTATTCCAACCAACGAAGAGCTGGTCTTCACCGAGGATGTTGTCGCCATCCTCGAAGGGACCTATACCGATCACATGAAATATCCCTACACCTTCGCGAGTAGCGATTTCCAACTCTGATCATCCGTTGCAACGCGACAAAAGAAAGCCCCCGGCAGAAGAGATTCTGTCGGGGGCTTTCTTTTGGTTACACTTTTTCTGCGTCGGTTCGGGGAATCAGCCCTGCGCCTGTACCGCGGTGATCGCCGCGACCGAGATAATATCATCCACCGAACAACCGCGCGACAGATCATTCACCGGCTTGGCCAACCCCTGAATAATCGGGCCAACGGCCTCCGCCCCGGCGAGGCGCTCGACCAGTTTGTAGCCGATATTTCCCGAATCAAGATCGGGGAAGACCAGTGTGTTCGCCTGCCCCGCCACTAACGAACCAGGGGCCTTCTTGGCGCCAACCTTCGGCAACAACGCCGCATCGGCCTGCAATTCGCCGTCAATTTGTAAATCAGGTGCAAGCTCTTTGGCGATGCGCAGCGCCTCGAGAACCTTGTCGGCATCCTCATGCTTGGCGCTTCCTTTGGTCGAGAACGAAAGCATGGCGACCTTCGCGTCAACCCCGAGGAAGCTCTTGCAACTGCTCGCCGTCGCCACCGCGATCTCGGCCAGCGCCTGGGCGTCGGGGTTCGGGTTCACCGCACAATCGGCGAAGCACAAGGTACCGTTCACACCGAATTCCGGCGTTTTGGTAACCATCAGAAAAACCGAAGACACGGTTTTCATCCCGGCAGCCGTACCGATCACCTGAAAGGCCGCCCGCAGCACATCACCGGTGGTATTGAACGCCCCGGCAACCATCCCCCCCGCATCCCCTTTCTGAACCATCATGGCTCCGAAATAAAGATTGTCTTCCCCCGTCAGAAGTTTTTTTGCGTCATCTGTAGTCAGTTTCTTTTTTTTGCGGATTTCGCAAAGGTCCGCCGCATAAACATCCAGGGTGGTGGCACTCTTCGGGTCAATTAATTCGACCCCTTCAAGCGACGCACCGAGCTCTGCCGCTTTGGCCTGCAACGCGGCAACGTTGCCGAGCAGGACAACATTGGCCAGCCCGTCGGCGACAATCTTCCCCGCCGCCTCGACCATGCGCTCGTCGTAGCCCTCCGGCAACACGACAGTCTGACGATTTGCTCTTGCTTTTGCTTTAATCTGGTCAACTAGATGCATGGCTCTTCTCCTCCAAAACAAAGCTTTATTTATCTCAAAACTTTCCTTTTATACCTGAAGAGGACGCGCCGGTCAACCGTTTATCGGCTCGCGGACGACGTGCGGTGCATTCTTTGACCTGGATAAAAAAGTTTGTGTATAATGGGCGAAATTTTGATGCACTCGCAAAAACTCATGGGATGGCTAAGCAAAAATTTCGTCCTACAAGGCCTGGTGGTTTTTCAGGGGCGAAGGCCTACAGCAGGTAGGTCGAGGTCCTGAAAAACCGGCGTAACGCAGTAGGGCGGACTTTTTGCGACGCCATCAAATTTTATCGGAGATTAATCTACCCACGATGAACCTGAAACAACATCACACTCTTTTTCTGTGGGGGTTTCTTATCCTCTCACTGCTGCTCCACCTTCTGGCATTGCAATTCTTGCCGGGGGTCAGGATGTCGCCACCAACGGTGCAGGAAAAACCGGTCTTTGTTGAAATTCGTTCCGTGGAGCCGCGCAAAATCGAGCTTGATGTCGAACCGGATAAGCAACTCGATATCCCCCGCGACCGACCGGCCAAACGTCTCGGCCCAATCAATCAGGTGGTCGCCGTCGAAACCGCCCCCCAAGGCGACTCCTTTGAAGATACCACACCATTTTCCGCCGCGCCCCAGACCCAAGAGACGGAGGTCGGGCACACCGGCGCACCGCAATCCGGTCTGCCGTCGCCGCCCACCCCTGAGGCCGACCGGAAAACGGGCGAAGCACGCCCTGACAGCGCGCTGACCAGCCCGCCAAAACCGGAGGGAGTTGCGGCCCTCGACCCGAAATCGTATCTGCAACTTGCTGATGCAACCGCTGTCGCCACCCTTGGCAAGGAAGCGCGCCGCGCCCGGCGCGACGACATGCGCGAAGGGGAATATCTGCATTTCGACCTGCAAAACGACCTGCTCAGCTCATTTTTTTACCGCTTTCGCGATAATATCCGCATGGTTTGGAACTACCCGGTTGCTGCGGGAGAGCGCGGGCAGGAAGGGGTGGCACTGCTGGGCATCCGCATCAACCGCGACGGCAGCGTCGCCGACGTGAAACTGCTTCGTTCTTCCGGTTATGCCATCCTCGATGAAACCGCCATTGGTGCAGTGCGGCGCGGTGCCCCTTACGGTGAGTTTCCCTCCCATTATCAGCAGGAATTTCTGGAATTCTCCGTCTCTTTTATTTATCAGATTTCCGGACAACGCCGCGATGTCAACTGAACCGCATAAACTGAAATGGGCCACTCAAGAGCGACCCATTTCCTGTTTATGTATTGCTGTAGTAACTATTCACTTGCCCACCCAAAGGTCGTCATCCCCGAGCGATCCTGTCGGGGATCCAGAC
Coding sequences within it:
- a CDS encoding acetate kinase, which translates into the protein MDILALNCGSSSVKYQLFDWEKKEIIAKGMVERVTIGDSFIIHEVPGRETYREEYECPDHKVAIHLIIKTLSDREYGVVTDMSKISAVGHRVVHGGEKFTCSVRISEEVLDAIKDVQHLAPLHNPPNISGIEAAQAVLPDVPHIAIFDTAFHQTMPEYAYTYPLPHEWYEKYGVRRYGFHGTSHLYVSKRAAVMLGKAAQDCNLITMHIGNGVSHTAIKGGISIDTSMGLTPLEGAVMGTRCGDIDPAIPMFIQQQENLSAKEIDSILNKKSGILGITGQYTDRRDVIEGAEKGGCPRCQLALDIEGYRLKKYIGSYLAATGKLDAVVFTAGVGEMGWKIREIALEGLEHLGIIVDKEVNRNTMTRKRESVITTPDSPIKVFVIPTNEELVFTEDVVAILEGTYTDHMKYPYTFASSDFQL
- a CDS encoding energy transducer TonB; this translates as MNLKQHHTLFLWGFLILSLLLHLLALQFLPGVRMSPPTVQEKPVFVEIRSVEPRKIELDVEPDKQLDIPRDRPAKRLGPINQVVAVETAPQGDSFEDTTPFSAAPQTQETEVGHTGAPQSGLPSPPTPEADRKTGEARPDSALTSPPKPEGVAALDPKSYLQLADATAVATLGKEARRARRDDMREGEYLHFDLQNDLLSSFFYRFRDNIRMVWNYPVAAGERGQEGVALLGIRINRDGSVADVKLLRSSGYAILDETAIGAVRRGAPYGEFPSHYQQEFLEFSVSFIYQISGQRRDVN
- a CDS encoding 4Fe-4S binding protein produces the protein MAHVITDECINCAACADACPVDAISEGTDKHVIDADTCTDCGACKDTCPVGAIEG
- the pta gene encoding phosphate acetyltransferase, with product MHLVDQIKAKARANRQTVVLPEGYDERMVEAAGKIVADGLANVVLLGNVAALQAKAAELGASLEGVELIDPKSATTLDVYAADLCEIRKKKKLTTDDAKKLLTGEDNLYFGAMMVQKGDAGGMVAGAFNTTGDVLRAAFQVIGTAAGMKTVSSVFLMVTKTPEFGVNGTLCFADCAVNPNPDAQALAEIAVATASSCKSFLGVDAKVAMLSFSTKGSAKHEDADKVLEALRIAKELAPDLQIDGELQADAALLPKVGAKKAPGSLVAGQANTLVFPDLDSGNIGYKLVERLAGAEAVGPIIQGLAKPVNDLSRGCSVDDIISVAAITAVQAQG
- a CDS encoding zinc-ribbon domain-containing protein translates to MIIECPECQARFKLADEKIKPEGTKVRCSKCKHVFTVNASAPAPTPAPAPPEPAPVQEPVPVQRSDDGHDDSSLAFDIDVDDHAPSDDFADDTGTSADAMTESSGDFDFDFDDSSAAKDPFAEGDSAEDFTFGAPGESADDFAFTEEEPAGNEDAGLTTSGASDDAFGFKLDSDDTPTLPADSADEAEGDNFSFEEEKGGFDFGFDDEEPPAPPQKDAAGGEEFSFGDDDSFAGIEISGSASLETAPDEAEDESRVSSGLSEDTHFADNFSEPRREREAAPERPPQRQSAIGTFFKLLLLLFVLGIAGAGGYFYWLDGTLDIARIQQRIEVLLGNATAEEDKIKIRLSELNGYFVDNAGEGQLFVVEGKATNAYPDTRSALAVKGVIYGANGEILRYTKVYCGNPLAPKDLQTLSWDKIKSKMENPFGDTMTNSEVTSGKTLAFTIVFKNLPENLTEFSVEPLKAEK